DNA from Acidobacteriota bacterium:
GACAGGTCGATGCGGTAGATGCCGACATCCCTGAACTCGTTGTTCATAAGGACATAGGTGACCGCGGCCAGGAGCCCGGACAGGCTCGTCGACGAGGTGTCGTAGGCGCCGGAGTAGAGGTCCTCGAGGTGGACCGAAAGGCCGCCCTGGTCGAGGAAGACGTCGGCGCTGAACTCAAGGGCCAGGTCGCCGTAGCTCCGCTCCTCGCCCGTCACCAGGCCGGACACGGCCATGTTGACGAGGGCGGGGGTCAGGAACCTGTCGGCGACGAGCCGGAGCTTGAAGTCCTTGCGGACGCCGGGCCCGGTCTGCAGCCCGACGTTGAGCGGGATGAGATGGGGCAGGGCCCCGACCTGGCCCGCGGCGCCGGCGGTCCGGTCCTGGCTGAAGCGGCCGATGACGGGGCCCGTCGAGGACAGCTTGAAAGAGCTCTCCAGGCTGGGCATGACCGTGATGACGTCGGCCCGGGTCATGGCGTAGTCGACGGGGCCGAGGTTGTAAACCGGGTGGCCGAAGGCCAGTATCCTGTCGCCGTCGACGTAGGTCACCGTCCCGACCGCCGAGACGTCGAGGTCGCCCCCGATGAGCTGGACGCCCACGGCGTCCCCTTCCTGGATTGCCGGCCCGGCCGGGCTCCCCAGGGGCTGCGCCGCCTGGCCGGAGGTCCCGCCGCGGACGGCCATGAAGCCCAGGGGCGCGAAGTACGACCGGGCCCGGGCGAAGGCCCCGGCGGAGAAGCCGCTCAGGACGAGCGGCAGCTCGAGGGGGGCGAAGGTCTGGGCGGCGCGGTCCCCCGCCGCGGGCTTCGCGGCCAGGGTCTTCAGATATTGCCCGGCCAGCTCGTCCTGGCTCAGGTCCTCGCGCAAGGCGAGGGACGGAGCGGCGCCGGGCGCGGAGGCCGGGGCCGGCTGCCCGAGGGCCAGCATCTCCTCGATCGGCGTGATCCCGGCGATCGAATCCTTGGAGAAGGTGAAGCCCGAGGCCACGGCGCCGATGAGCTTGCCGTCGATGTAAACGGGGCTGCCGCTCATGCCGGCGATGATGCCGGTCGTCTCCAGGCCACGGCCCTTGAGCCGGGCCAGGATGATGCTGCGCTTGGGCGACGAGTTCTGCAGGACGCCGAGGATCTCGACGTCGAAATCCTCGATCGTCCGGCCCTGGAAGACGCTCTTGCCGCGCCCCTTCATGCCCGGTTTGACCTGGGACAGCGGCATGGTGATGGTGGCCGCCTCGGCCGCCAGGACG
Protein-coding regions in this window:
- a CDS encoding SpoIVB peptidase S55 domain-containing protein codes for the protein MEHLKARRAPLIVLALLAAVLAAEAATITMPLSQVKPGMKGRGKSVFQGRTIEDFDVEILGVLQNSSPKRSIILARLKGRGLETTGIIAGMSGSPVYIDGKLIGAVASGFTFSKDSIAGITPIEEMLALGQPAPASAPGAAPSLALREDLSQDELAGQYLKTLAAKPAAGDRAAQTFAPLELPLVLSGFSAGAFARARSYFAPLGFMAVRGGTSGQAAQPLGSPAGPAIQEGDAVGVQLIGGDLDVSAVGTVTYVDGDRILAFGHPVYNLGPVDYAMTRADVITVMPSLESSFKLSSTGPVIGRFSQDRTAGAAGQVGALPHLIPLNVGLQTGPGVRKDFKLRLVADRFLTPALVNMAVSGLVTGEERSYGDLALEFSADVFLDQGGLSVHLEDLYSGAYDTSSTSLSGLLAAVTYVLMNNEFRDVGIYRIDLSVKAAEEARTATLEKVLLDKYEVSPGEAIKLQAFFRTQKDDRRMEEVSVLAPALPAGTEFQILVGDAATMQQIERTQYRIQEFVPRSLDQLVRLLSNLRKNNRIYFRLMATKPGLFLKGEELPNLPPTLKMMFASPRSSAAGPTEITRSTLGEYQLPVPYVFKGGATIPVRIRK